The following are encoded in a window of Acidobacteriota bacterium genomic DNA:
- a CDS encoding tetratricopeptide repeat protein, giving the protein MRAPLAAILLLGAAMALPHFRIQPADVQDALRLVREKQFSQAEEIFLRLQEEGRLEKQHLEEAAEASRQLSHWERVIGFYQAFPLDIPQRVKLYEAYLRAGRQEEARRQLLDLRRDRPSDERFVHLLAFLHLNRGQAQEASAIYREFLQENPQAFQSHINRALVLFSLQRTDEALKHLEVAFAHGGQEANLYFYRQLAGNMQGMEEPQLAQLAEDVRQASGLPPLGARGHLLLAREFSRLNRYPPAIEGYRRYLQEHPQDNEVRLDLARLHFLQGDSGQALQILQPLIRQEGTEGNKARLFAAELAVKEEDYQAAAAHLQSLPSEFRERGLYLYLSARVAMNRGEIDQARDLLESVTRRHPEITEAFLHLGRLYMRQGRREEGRRLLQEFQRRKP; this is encoded by the coding sequence ATGAGAGCCCCCCTTGCCGCGATTTTACTGCTCGGGGCGGCCATGGCGCTCCCCCATTTCCGGATCCAACCCGCCGACGTCCAGGACGCTCTGCGTTTGGTGCGCGAGAAGCAGTTCAGCCAGGCCGAAGAGATCTTTCTTCGCTTGCAGGAGGAAGGCCGTCTGGAGAAGCAGCACCTGGAGGAGGCCGCAGAGGCTTCGCGCCAACTCAGTCACTGGGAACGGGTCATCGGATTTTATCAGGCCTTTCCGCTCGACATCCCGCAGCGCGTGAAACTCTACGAGGCCTACCTGCGGGCCGGGCGCCAGGAGGAGGCGCGCCGCCAGTTGCTGGACCTGCGCCGCGACCGCCCGTCCGACGAGCGCTTCGTTCACCTGCTGGCCTTTCTCCACTTGAACCGGGGCCAGGCTCAAGAGGCGTCCGCCATCTACCGGGAATTCCTGCAAGAGAACCCGCAGGCTTTCCAGAGCCACATCAACCGCGCCTTGGTCCTCTTCAGCCTGCAACGCACCGACGAAGCCCTGAAGCATCTCGAGGTCGCCTTTGCGCATGGCGGGCAGGAGGCCAACCTCTACTTCTACCGTCAACTTGCCGGCAACATGCAGGGCATGGAAGAACCGCAACTCGCCCAACTGGCAGAGGACGTGCGTCAGGCCTCGGGATTGCCTCCTCTGGGCGCGCGCGGGCATCTTTTGCTGGCCCGCGAATTCAGCCGCCTCAACAGGTATCCGCCAGCCATCGAGGGCTACCGGCGCTACCTGCAGGAGCACCCTCAGGACAACGAGGTGCGCCTCGATCTGGCCCGGCTGCACTTTCTCCAAGGCGACAGCGGCCAAGCTCTGCAGATTTTGCAGCCGCTGATCCGTCAGGAGGGCACGGAGGGAAACAAGGCCCGCCTCTTCGCCGCCGAGTTGGCCGTCAAGGAAGAAGACTACCAAGCCGCCGCGGCTCACCTCCAGTCGCTGCCTTCAGAGTTTCGCGAGCGGGGCCTCTACCTGTACCTCTCGGCCCGGGTGGCGATGAACCGGGGCGAGATCGATCAGGCCCGCGACCTGCTGGAGTCGGTCACCCGCCGCCATCCCGAGATCACCGAGGCCTTTCTGCACCTGGGCCGGCTCTACATGCGCCAGGGCCGACGCGAGGAAGGACGGCGTCTTCTGCAAGAGTTCCAACGCCGCAAACCCTGA